A single Fusobacterium hominis DNA region contains:
- a CDS encoding WYL domain-containing protein, whose product MKKIRVTVPEDIWRLMRNDTEEFGINNNKLCNYILDRFKYNKKMDSEKLLETQGRPVTKIIQFDLNVSNREIYYDILKANGVDVEAEYFRELFEIYTSKFKYQRELFIFEDRVKSILEAIKEKKKLRIKYLQRVFSVEPYFIKREERGDENFLFCYDEEKKIYSNFKLKELEIVSVLEEKIKGKDKKFIESMRKNFDPFLGNGNIVKVRLTEEGYSLLKSLTNYRPKLVKKDKDIYYFEAANENAKLYFRQFSKEAEILEPKELREEIKKEYLEVLELYK is encoded by the coding sequence ATGAAGAAGATAAGAGTTACTGTTCCCGAGGATATCTGGCGTTTGATGAGAAATGATACAGAAGAATTTGGGATAAATAATAATAAATTATGTAATTACATATTAGACAGATTCAAATACAATAAAAAAATGGATTCTGAAAAATTACTTGAAACCCAAGGAAGACCTGTTACAAAAATTATTCAATTTGATTTAAATGTATCAAATAGAGAGATATATTACGATATTTTAAAAGCTAATGGTGTTGACGTTGAAGCAGAATATTTTAGAGAATTGTTTGAAATTTATACTTCAAAATTTAAATATCAAAGAGAGCTTTTTATATTTGAAGATAGAGTAAAAAGTATTTTAGAAGCAATAAAAGAGAAGAAAAAATTGAGAATAAAATACCTACAAAGAGTTTTTAGTGTAGAACCGTATTTTATAAAACGTGAAGAACGTGGAGATGAAAATTTTCTATTTTGCTATGATGAAGAAAAAAAGATATATTCAAACTTTAAATTAAAAGAATTAGAAATTGTTTCAGTATTAGAAGAAAAAATAAAGGGAAAAGATAAAAAATTTATTGAAAGTATGCGTAAAAATTTTGATCCTTTTCTTGGAAATGGAAATATAGTAAAAGTAAGATTGACAGAAGAAGGATATAGTTTACTTAAAAGTTTAACTAACTATAGACCTAAACTTGTAAAAAAAGATAAAGATATATATTATTTTGAAGCAGCCAATGAAAATGCGAAACTCTATTTTAGACAATTTTCTAAAGAGGCTGAAATTTTAGAACCAAAAGAATTAAGAGAAGAAATAAAAAAAGAATATTTAGAGGTTTTAGAGCTTTATAAATAG
- a CDS encoding ABC transporter ATP-binding protein, which translates to MLSLNAINKSFITDLGTTKVVFRGLNLKVDKGDFISVIGSNGAGKSTLLDTIMGNVIVDSGTIDIDGKEIGNIPKHKRGSFISKVYQNPSMGTAPSMTVFENLSMADNKGKRFGLSWGLNRNKKEYYKKMLQELDLGIENQLDTEVRSLSGGQRQCLALLMATLNKPKILLLDEHTAALDPKTSKIIMDKTKEIVEKNNISTLMITHNLQDAIKYGNRLIMLHNGEIILDIKGEDKQKLTPEKLLNIFNNRDAYMKDSELFSA; encoded by the coding sequence ATGCTTAGTTTAAATGCAATTAATAAAAGTTTTATAACAGATTTAGGAACAACTAAAGTTGTATTTAGAGGATTAAATTTAAAAGTTGATAAAGGAGATTTCATATCGGTAATTGGAAGTAATGGTGCTGGTAAATCTACGCTTTTAGATACTATAATGGGAAATGTAATAGTTGATAGTGGAACTATTGATATAGATGGAAAGGAGATAGGAAATATTCCTAAACATAAAAGAGGAAGTTTTATTTCTAAAGTTTATCAAAATCCAAGTATGGGAACAGCTCCTTCTATGACAGTATTTGAAAATCTTTCAATGGCAGATAATAAGGGGAAAAGATTTGGATTATCTTGGGGATTAAACAGAAATAAAAAAGAGTATTATAAAAAAATGCTACAAGAATTAGATCTTGGAATAGAAAATCAATTAGACACAGAAGTAAGATCACTATCTGGAGGGCAAAGACAATGTCTAGCACTTCTTATGGCTACTTTAAACAAGCCTAAAATATTGCTTTTAGATGAGCATACAGCAGCTTTAGATCCTAAAACTTCTAAGATAATAATGGATAAAACAAAAGAAATTGTAGAAAAAAATAACATATCTACACTTATGATAACTCATAATTTACAAGATGCTATAAAATATGGAAATAGATTAATAATGCTTCATAATGGAGAAATAATTCTTGATATAAAAGGAGAAGATAAACAAAAATTGACTCCAGAAAAACTTTTAAATATTTTTAATAATAGAGATGCTTATATGAAAGATAGTGAACTTTTCTCAGCATAG
- a CDS encoding ABC transporter permease: protein MIIGTLEQSFILAIMVIGVYISYKILDFPDMTVDGSFPLGGSVTALLLVKGVNLILAILVAMILGAIAGAITGYINVKLKVTNLLAGIIVMTGLYSINLRIMGKSNIPLFTTKNIFHGNISPVVVSIIFLLAVKVIVDFLLNTKFGFALKALGDNESLVVSLGLDEKVWKIYGLMISNSLVALSGGLLAQYQGFADVGMGTGTIITGLASIIIGEAILGKNKLLKGTWMVIIGTIIYKAIISIALWIGMNASDLKLITSILVVIIIYLKLKKESLRKKGGVVNA from the coding sequence ATGATTATAGGTACATTAGAACAGAGTTTTATCCTTGCAATAATGGTAATAGGAGTTTATATATCATATAAAATATTAGATTTTCCAGATATGACAGTTGACGGAAGTTTTCCTTTAGGAGGATCTGTAACTGCATTACTTTTAGTAAAAGGTGTGAATCTAATATTAGCTATTTTAGTTGCTATGATTTTAGGGGCTATAGCAGGAGCTATAACTGGTTATATAAATGTAAAATTAAAAGTGACTAATCTTTTAGCTGGGATTATTGTAATGACTGGATTATATAGTATAAATTTAAGAATCATGGGAAAATCAAATATTCCATTATTTACAACTAAAAATATATTTCATGGAAATATTTCACCTGTTGTAGTATCTATAATCTTTTTATTAGCAGTTAAAGTAATTGTAGACTTTCTTTTAAATACAAAATTTGGATTTGCTTTAAAAGCTTTAGGAGATAATGAAAGTTTAGTAGTATCATTGGGACTTGATGAAAAAGTTTGGAAAATATATGGACTTATGATATCTAATAGTTTGGTTGCTCTATCAGGAGGTTTATTAGCTCAATATCAAGGATTTGCAGATGTAGGAATGGGAACAGGAACTATTATTACAGGATTAGCATCGATAATAATAGGTGAAGCAATTTTAGGAAAGAATAAACTTCTTAAAGGAACTTGGATGGTGATTATAGGTACTATAATATATAAGGCAATTATTTCAATAGCTTTATGGATTGGTATGAATGCCAGTGATTTAAAATTAATAACTTCAATTTTAGTAGTTATTATTATCTATTTAAAATTAAAAAAAGAATCATTAAGAAAGAAAGGAGGAGTTGTCAATGCTTAG
- a CDS encoding ABC transporter substrate-binding protein — protein sequence MKKIIILGALLSTIIMGKEIKKPEDVKIGISQIVEHQALDAAREGFTRALKENGYEKAKIDYQNAQGDFGTAQMIGQSFTQGKKDLIFAISTPSAQAAYNVTKEIPIVITAVTDPKIAGLTGENITGTSDMMPVYEQLKVAKDILPNIKKVGILYNTSEQNSQVQVDNAKIEAKKLGLEIVEIGVNNINDIASGIDNLLGKVDVLYVPTDNLVVSATPLVLDRANKANVPVIGCIEDQVKQGALITKTIDYEKLGYQTGEIAIEILKGKEPNQMPIETIKEMELIVNKKMADKYKVDINSLKGAKIY from the coding sequence ATGAAGAAGATAATAATATTAGGAGCGTTATTATCAACGATAATAATGGGAAAAGAAATAAAAAAACCTGAAGATGTTAAAATAGGAATTAGTCAAATAGTAGAACATCAAGCTTTAGACGCAGCAAGAGAAGGTTTTACAAGAGCTTTAAAAGAAAATGGATATGAAAAGGCGAAGATAGATTATCAAAATGCACAGGGAGATTTTGGAACGGCTCAAATGATAGGACAGAGTTTTACACAAGGAAAAAAAGATTTAATATTTGCAATATCTACTCCAAGTGCTCAAGCAGCATATAATGTTACAAAAGAGATACCAATAGTTATAACAGCAGTTACAGATCCTAAAATAGCAGGACTTACAGGAGAAAATATTACAGGTACAAGTGATATGATGCCAGTATATGAACAATTGAAAGTTGCAAAAGATATACTTCCAAATATAAAAAAAGTAGGAATCTTATATAATACAAGTGAACAAAATTCACAAGTACAAGTTGATAATGCTAAAATAGAAGCTAAAAAATTGGGATTAGAAATTGTAGAAATAGGAGTAAATAATATAAATGATATAGCTTCTGGAATAGATAATTTATTAGGAAAAGTTGATGTTTTATATGTTCCAACAGATAACTTAGTAGTATCAGCTACACCACTAGTTTTAGATAGAGCTAATAAAGCAAATGTGCCTGTAATAGGTTGTATAGAAGATCAGGTAAAGCAAGGAGCATTAATTACAAAAACTATAGATTATGAAAAACTTGGATATCAAACAGGAGAAATAGCTATTGAAATTTTAAAAGGAAAAGAACCTAATCAAATGCCAATAGAGACAATAAAAGAGATGGAGCTTATTGTAAATAAAAAAATGGCAGATAAATATAAGGTTGATATAAATAGTTTAAAAGGTGCAAAGATTTATTAA
- a CDS encoding [FeFe] hydrogenase, group A, which yields MSEQGFILQSSYGSVFSVVEDLEERLEDKNDKLVTVAGRVNNPGAIEIPENSTLRDVIGLVGGIKNKKKFKAAQFGLPFGGFLTSKSLDKVIDFSLFPEGIERNIIILSEEDCIVTFAQFYIEFLLGKIKNSEYKEYEQVEDEIERIWRILDRITKGKANMRDVYLLRYLSDTIRNKLHQNHNLILEAIEEFYEEIRIHIEEHQCPAGECMHLLKFRITDKCIGCTACARVCPVKCISGKLKEKHEIDTDRCTHCGQCVVSCPVGAIFEGDNTLSLLRDIATPKKLVVVQIAPAVRVAIGEAFGFEPGTNVEKKLVGALKKLGVDYVFDTTWAADMTIMEEAAEFQERLEKFYKGEDVRLPILTSCCPAWVKFIEQNYPDMVDVPSTAKSPMEIFSTIAKDIWAKELGYSRERVASVAIMPCLAKKYEASREEFSRGDNYDTDYVISTRELIKIFKESGIDLNDIEDMEFDNPLGEYSGAGIIFGRTGGVIEAATRTTIETITGTHLDNIEFNELRGWDGFRVAELTIGHIELRIGVAHGLEEAAKMLDKIRAGEEFFHAIEIMACKGGCIGGGGQPKALKKQVVLEKRAEGLNNIDRNSKIRRSHENPYVKAMYDKYLDYPLSHKAHELLHTRYFPKFNKK from the coding sequence ATGTCAGAACAAGGATTTATTCTTCAAAGTTCATATGGATCAGTTTTCTCAGTAGTTGAGGATTTAGAAGAGAGATTAGAAGACAAAAATGACAAGTTAGTAACAGTTGCAGGGAGAGTTAATAACCCAGGAGCAATAGAAATTCCTGAAAACTCTACTTTAAGAGATGTTATAGGACTTGTTGGTGGAATTAAAAATAAGAAAAAGTTTAAAGCTGCCCAATTTGGATTACCATTTGGAGGTTTTCTTACTTCTAAAAGTTTAGACAAAGTAATTGATTTTTCACTATTCCCAGAAGGAATTGAAAGAAACATAATTATTTTATCAGAAGAAGATTGTATAGTTACTTTTGCACAATTCTATATAGAATTCCTTCTTGGTAAGATAAAAAACAGTGAATACAAAGAGTATGAGCAAGTTGAAGATGAAATAGAAAGAATTTGGAGAATACTAGATAGAATTACTAAAGGTAAAGCAAATATGAGAGATGTATATTTACTAAGATATCTATCTGATACTATTAGAAACAAATTGCATCAAAATCATAACCTTATTCTTGAAGCTATTGAAGAGTTTTATGAAGAAATAAGAATTCATATTGAAGAGCATCAATGTCCAGCAGGAGAATGTATGCATCTTCTTAAATTCAGAATTACAGATAAATGTATAGGATGTACTGCTTGTGCAAGAGTATGTCCAGTTAAGTGTATATCTGGTAAATTAAAAGAAAAACATGAAATTGATACAGATAGATGTACACACTGTGGACAATGTGTTGTTTCATGTCCAGTAGGAGCAATATTTGAAGGAGATAATACATTAAGTCTATTAAGAGATATTGCAACACCTAAAAAATTAGTAGTAGTTCAAATTGCACCAGCTGTAAGAGTTGCAATTGGAGAAGCATTTGGATTTGAACCAGGAACAAACGTTGAGAAAAAATTAGTAGGAGCTCTAAAAAAATTAGGAGTTGACTATGTATTTGATACAACATGGGCAGCGGATATGACAATAATGGAAGAAGCTGCTGAGTTCCAAGAAAGACTTGAAAAATTCTACAAGGGAGAAGATGTAAGATTACCTATCCTTACTTCTTGTTGTCCAGCTTGGGTTAAATTTATCGAACAAAATTATCCAGACATGGTAGATGTACCATCTACTGCAAAATCACCTATGGAAATTTTCTCAACTATTGCAAAAGATATATGGGCAAAAGAATTAGGATATAGTAGAGAAAGAGTAGCATCAGTTGCTATTATGCCTTGTCTTGCAAAAAAATATGAAGCATCAAGAGAAGAGTTTTCAAGAGGAGATAACTACGATACTGACTATGTAATTTCTACTAGAGAACTTATCAAAATATTTAAAGAATCAGGAATTGATTTAAATGATATAGAAGATATGGAATTTGATAATCCATTAGGAGAATACTCTGGAGCTGGAATTATATTTGGAAGAACTGGTGGAGTTATTGAAGCTGCAACTAGAACAACTATTGAAACAATTACTGGAACACATCTTGATAATATAGAATTTAATGAATTAAGAGGTTGGGACGGATTTAGAGTTGCAGAACTGACAATTGGTCATATAGAACTTAGAATTGGAGTTGCCCACGGATTAGAAGAAGCTGCAAAAATGCTAGATAAAATTAGAGCAGGAGAAGAATTCTTCCACGCTATTGAAATCATGGCATGTAAAGGTGGATGTATCGGTGGTGGAGGACAACCTAAAGCATTAAAGAAACAGGTTGTACTTGAAAAAAGAGCAGAAGGATTAAATAATATAGATAGAAATTCAAAAATTAGAAGATCTCATGAAAATCCATATGTTAAAGCTATGTATGATAAATACTTAGATTATCCTTTAAGCCATAAAGCACATGAATTACTTCATACAAGATATTTCCCAAAATTTAATAAAAAATAG
- a CDS encoding DUF1456 family protein produces MLRNNDIIRRVRYALDIKDNVMVNIFKDGGCDVTREEVINILKREEDEGFLKCNNKMLEAFLDGLIIFKRGRQEPKPGQVVEPVKINKNNINNIILKKLKIALSFKSDDMINILGLAGVKISPSELSALFRKEDHKNYRECGDRYVRNFLKGLALYYRG; encoded by the coding sequence ATGTTAAGAAATAACGATATAATTAGAAGAGTAAGATATGCACTTGATATAAAAGATAATGTCATGGTAAATATTTTTAAAGATGGTGGATGTGACGTTACTAGAGAAGAAGTAATAAATATTTTAAAAAGAGAAGAAGATGAAGGATTTTTAAAATGTAATAATAAAATGCTAGAAGCATTTTTAGATGGTCTTATAATTTTTAAAAGAGGTAGACAAGAACCAAAACCTGGTCAAGTTGTTGAACCTGTAAAAATAAATAAAAATAATATTAATAATATTATTTTAAAGAAGTTAAAAATAGCTCTTTCTTTTAAAAGTGATGATATGATAAATATATTAGGTCTAGCAGGAGTAAAAATATCTCCTTCTGAATTAAGTGCACTTTTTAGAAAAGAAGATCATAAAAATTATAGAGAATGTGGAGACAGATACGTAAGAAACTTTTTAAAAGGATTAGCACTATACTATAGAGGATAA
- a CDS encoding ABC transporter ATP-binding protein, which produces MLKIKNLSKSFNIGTENEVRIFDGFDLEINDSEFVAILGSNGCGKSTLFNMISGSVKDNGGEIVLGDINISKLKEEQRALKIGKVHQDPSKGVSPSLTILENLSLAVKKNEKFSLRNLIKKQNIDKFIEVLKELDLGLENKLNTQVKFLSGGQRQALSLIMATLKKPELLLLDEHTAALDPKTSAMIMNKTKKLIEKQNITAMMISHNLKDAVKYADRIIMLDKGRIILDVKSKDITEKELSNIYISKINKDQKMAC; this is translated from the coding sequence ATGCTTAAAATAAAAAATCTTAGTAAAAGTTTTAATATAGGAACCGAAAATGAAGTTAGAATATTTGATGGATTTGACTTAGAGATTAATGATAGTGAATTTGTAGCAATTCTAGGCTCTAACGGATGTGGAAAATCAACTTTATTTAATATGATAAGTGGTTCTGTAAAAGATAATGGTGGAGAGATAGTACTAGGAGATATCAATATTTCAAAATTAAAAGAAGAACAAAGAGCATTAAAAATAGGAAAAGTACACCAAGATCCTTCTAAGGGTGTATCACCATCACTTACAATATTAGAAAATCTTTCATTAGCAGTTAAAAAAAATGAAAAATTTTCTTTGAGAAATTTAATAAAAAAACAAAATATAGATAAATTTATTGAAGTTTTAAAAGAGCTTGATCTAGGTCTTGAAAATAAATTAAATACCCAAGTAAAGTTTTTATCCGGAGGACAAAGACAAGCATTGTCACTTATTATGGCAACACTAAAAAAGCCAGAACTTTTATTATTAGATGAACATACAGCAGCATTAGATCCAAAGACTTCAGCTATGATAATGAATAAAACGAAAAAATTAATTGAAAAACAAAATATTACTGCAATGATGATATCTCATAATTTAAAAGATGCAGTAAAATATGCAGATAGAATTATTATGTTAGATAAAGGACGAATAATATTAGATGTAAAAAGTAAAGATATAACAGAAAAAGAATTATCTAATATCTATATTTCAAAAATAAATAAAGATCAAAAAATGGCATGTTAG
- a CDS encoding ABC transporter permease: MNSLITISIEQGLIFAVLAMGVFITYKILDFPDLSVEGTFPLGAFVFAKFVTLGVEPITSTILAFFAGAIAGAVTYYLHIKMKIAAILAGILTMTILYSINLRINGKANIPLYNDPSVFDYGNVIIVLLVIVFIIKILMDKFLKTEIGYLLIATGDNETVVKSLGIDSNKFKLLGLTLSNGLVAISGALMGQSQGFSDINMGTSIIVSGLASIIIGDTILKSVTKIKGTTRAILGAISYKLIGGFAIDLGFAPTDLKAISAVIVIVFIGYNNFSFLKFKRSVD, from the coding sequence ATGAATTCACTTATTACAATATCAATAGAACAAGGATTAATATTTGCTGTATTAGCAATGGGAGTTTTTATAACATACAAAATACTTGATTTTCCAGATTTATCTGTAGAAGGAACATTTCCACTTGGAGCATTTGTATTTGCAAAATTTGTAACACTTGGAGTTGAACCAATAACTAGTACAATTTTAGCATTCTTTGCAGGAGCAATTGCAGGTGCAGTAACATACTATTTGCATATAAAAATGAAAATAGCAGCTATACTTGCTGGAATTTTAACAATGACAATTCTGTATTCAATAAATTTAAGGATAAATGGAAAAGCAAATATTCCTTTATATAATGATCCATCAGTATTTGATTATGGTAATGTAATAATTGTGTTGCTAGTTATAGTTTTCATTATAAAGATTTTAATGGATAAATTTTTAAAAACAGAAATAGGATATTTACTAATAGCTACTGGAGATAATGAAACAGTAGTAAAAAGTTTGGGAATAGATTCAAATAAGTTTAAATTATTAGGTCTTACACTTTCAAATGGCCTTGTAGCTATAAGTGGAGCTTTGATGGGACAAAGTCAAGGATTTTCTGATATCAATATGGGAACATCTATAATTGTGTCTGGTCTTGCTTCAATTATAATAGGAGATACTATTTTAAAAAGTGTAACAAAAATAAAAGGGACAACAAGAGCTATTTTAGGCGCAATAAGCTATAAATTAATAGGTGGATTTGCAATAGACTTAGGATTTGCTCCAACAGATCTAAAAGCTATCAGTGCTGTAATAGTTATTGTATTTATTGGGTATAATAATTTCTCATTTTTGAAGTTTAAAAGGAGTGTGGATTAA
- a CDS encoding ABC transporter substrate-binding protein — translation MKISRIVRTVAKGFIVGVLGIGLVSTNIKAQEKKVVIGISQFAEHPALDAVRKGFEDELKNQGINADIIYKNAQADTGVAGLIAQKFVSDKVDLIFAIATISAQTAKQATKDIPILFSAVTDPVYSQLVDSMENVGGNITGTTDATPMDKQLALFKELNPNIKKIGIIYNTSESNSEIQIDQAKKEAQKLGLEIVPVGVNNINDIPQAMSSLSKKSDAFYGITDNIVASSIGLISKTVNKQNMLSIGAEEAHVKGGMLMTNGLSYYELGKQTGLMAKKILVDGIKPQDIPVESSKVTKKVVNEKIMNKLKIEKNNSAFEGAEFIK, via the coding sequence ATGAAAATAAGTAGAATAGTTAGGACAGTGGCAAAAGGATTTATAGTAGGTGTATTAGGAATAGGATTAGTTAGTACTAATATAAAGGCTCAAGAAAAGAAAGTAGTAATAGGAATTAGTCAATTTGCAGAACACCCTGCATTAGATGCTGTTAGAAAAGGATTTGAAGATGAGCTTAAAAATCAGGGGATAAATGCAGATATTATTTATAAGAATGCACAGGCTGATACAGGAGTTGCAGGACTTATAGCACAAAAATTTGTATCAGATAAGGTAGATTTAATTTTTGCAATAGCTACTATTTCAGCACAGACAGCAAAACAAGCAACTAAAGATATTCCTATTTTATTTAGTGCAGTTACAGATCCAGTATACTCTCAGTTAGTTGACTCTATGGAAAATGTAGGTGGCAATATAACAGGGACAACAGATGCAACACCTATGGATAAACAATTAGCATTATTTAAAGAGTTAAACCCAAATATAAAGAAAATAGGAATAATTTATAATACAAGTGAATCAAATTCGGAAATCCAGATTGATCAAGCAAAAAAGGAAGCTCAAAAATTAGGTTTAGAAATAGTTCCAGTAGGAGTGAATAATATCAACGATATTCCTCAAGCTATGAGTTCACTTTCTAAAAAATCAGATGCTTTTTATGGAATAACAGATAATATAGTTGCTTCATCAATAGGGCTTATATCAAAAACAGTAAATAAACAAAATATGCTATCAATAGGAGCTGAAGAAGCACATGTCAAAGGTGGAATGCTTATGACAAATGGATTAAGTTATTATGAATTAGGAAAGCAAACAGGGTTGATGGCTAAAAAAATACTTGTAGATGGAATAAAACCACAAGATATTCCTGTTGAAAGTTCAAAAGTAACAAAGAAAGTTGTAAATGAAAAAATAATGAATAAATTAAAAATAGAAAAAAATAACTCTGCTTTTGAAGGAGCTGAATTTATAAAATAA
- a CDS encoding FprA family A-type flavoprotein gives MYFCTKITNDVTWIGVNDRKTERFENYIPLPYGVTYNSYFIDDEKTCVIDAVEIGSASTLLDKIADCLEGRKLDYIIINHVEPDHSSGLKEVIKIYPDIKVVGNSKTIGMLRAFCFDFPEENFITIKEGEILDLGKHKLTFTMMPMVHWPESMTTYDITDKILFSNDAFGSFGALDGGIFDDQVNFDFYEGEMRRYYSNIVGKYGMQVTNVIKKLANIEIKYICPSHGLLWRDDIPKVISLYESWAKFEPQAEGVVIVYGSMYGNTAKMAEILGRKLNCCGIKEVKIYDASKTDHTYIISEIWKYKGLMIGSCAHNNSIYPKVEPLLHKLENYGLKNRYLGIFGTMMWSGGGVRGIQAFADKLNGIEVVGDAVEVKGTPKAEDIARLEVIAEEMAAKLIAERL, from the coding sequence ATGTATTTTTGTACAAAAATTACCAATGATGTAACATGGATTGGAGTAAATGACAGAAAAACAGAAAGATTTGAAAATTACATTCCATTACCTTATGGAGTTACTTACAATTCATATTTTATTGACGATGAAAAAACTTGCGTAATAGATGCAGTAGAAATAGGATCTGCATCAACATTACTAGACAAAATAGCAGATTGTTTAGAAGGTAGAAAATTGGATTATATAATAATTAACCACGTTGAGCCAGATCATTCAAGTGGGCTTAAAGAAGTTATAAAAATATATCCAGATATCAAAGTTGTAGGAAATAGTAAAACAATAGGAATGTTAAGAGCTTTTTGCTTTGATTTTCCTGAAGAAAACTTTATTACAATTAAAGAAGGAGAAATCCTTGATCTAGGAAAACACAAATTGACATTTACTATGATGCCAATGGTACACTGGCCAGAGTCAATGACAACTTATGATATAACTGATAAAATATTATTCTCAAATGACGCATTTGGAAGCTTTGGAGCTCTAGATGGAGGAATCTTTGATGACCAAGTTAACTTTGATTTCTATGAAGGAGAAATGAGAAGATACTACTCGAATATCGTTGGAAAATATGGAATGCAAGTAACAAATGTTATTAAAAAACTTGCAAACATTGAAATAAAATACATATGCCCATCTCATGGTTTATTATGGAGAGATGACATTCCAAAAGTAATTTCTTTATATGAAAGCTGGGCTAAATTTGAACCACAAGCTGAAGGTGTAGTTATAGTATACGGAAGTATGTATGGTAATACAGCAAAAATGGCAGAAATTTTAGGAAGAAAATTAAACTGTTGTGGTATCAAAGAAGTAAAAATATATGATGCTTCAAAAACAGACCATACTTATATAATAAGTGAAATATGGAAATACAAAGGATTAATGATTGGATCTTGTGCACACAATAATTCAATTTATCCAAAAGTAGAGCCATTATTACATAAATTAGAAAACTATGGTTTAAAAAATAGATACTTAGGAATATTTGGAACAATGATGTGGAGCGGTGGAGGAGTAAGAGGAATCCAAGCATTCGCAGATAAACTAAATGGTATTGAAGTTGTTGGAGATGCTGTTGAAGTAAAAGGTACTCCAAAAGCTGAAGACATAGCAAGACTAGAAGTTATTGCAGAAGAAATGGCAGCAAAATTAATAGCTGAAAGATTATAG
- the lgt gene encoding prolipoprotein diacylglyceryl transferase gives MHPVLFSIGGIQIRFYGLMYAISFFIGIEIAKYMAKERNYDPKIIENYAFVALLSGLIGGRLYYVIFNLKYYLANPLEILATWHGGMAIHGGIIGGIIGTFIYAYFKKLNPLTLGDYAAAPLLLGQALGRFGNFMNGEIHGVPVFTPWNIIFSLKPHFYEWYNTYINSDILTQINYKNLVPWGIVFPNTSPAGYEFPGIPLHPAMLYELILNFLGFLFIFFVLRKKKNKAPGYLWWNYIIIYSVIRIFVSFFRAEDLMIGGLRAPHVVSIAMIIFSIIMIQIGKSHNKG, from the coding sequence ATGCACCCAGTGCTATTTTCAATAGGTGGAATTCAAATTAGATTCTATGGTTTAATGTATGCTATTTCTTTTTTTATTGGAATTGAAATTGCAAAATATATGGCAAAAGAAAGAAATTACGATCCTAAAATAATAGAAAACTATGCTTTTGTTGCATTGTTATCTGGTCTTATTGGTGGTCGTCTATATTATGTTATTTTTAATCTTAAATATTATCTTGCTAATCCACTTGAAATATTAGCAACATGGCATGGTGGAATGGCCATTCATGGTGGTATTATTGGTGGTATTATCGGTACCTTCATATACGCATATTTTAAAAAATTAAATCCTTTAACTTTAGGTGATTATGCTGCAGCTCCACTTCTTTTAGGACAAGCTCTTGGTAGATTTGGAAATTTTATGAATGGAGAAATTCATGGTGTTCCAGTTTTCACTCCTTGGAATATAATATTTAGTTTAAAACCTCATTTTTATGAATGGTATAACACATATATAAATTCAGATATTTTAACTCAAATTAATTATAAAAACCTAGTTCCATGGGGAATTGTATTTCCTAATACATCTCCAGCAGGATATGAATTTCCTGGAATTCCACTTCACCCTGCAATGCTATATGAACTTATTTTAAATTTTCTAGGATTTCTTTTTATTTTCTTTGTTTTAAGAAAAAAGAAAAATAAAGCTCCAGGATATCTTTGGTGGAACTATATAATAATATACAGTGTAATAAGAATATTTGTAAGTTTCTTTAGAGCTGAAGATTTAATGATTGGTGGACTTAGAGCTCCACATGTTGTAAGTATTGCAATGATAATATTTTCTATTATCATGATACAAATAGGGAAATCTCATAATAAAGGATAA